In a genomic window of Nostoc sp. UHCC 0870:
- a CDS encoding CHASE2 domain-containing protein — MAKLVVLKFGDGSFEQGFTVTLQIGEESDRPSTEITGKLPPCPEITVYYTRWQASYLQLGNSYRLDADRIQVTNVSVTQDCHELAHILRARFNAWLQAEDFRPLREKWLEKLMPTDEIRVILQSENSQLQRLPWHIWDLLERYPKAEIALSSPSYDRVHKPPNPNATVNILAIVGNSQGIDTQADQAVLQKCPHADVSFVVEPRRKELTDHLWGKNWDILFFAGHSSSQGNDSTGRIYLNKTDSLTISELKYALKQAIERGLQLAIFNSCDGLGLARELADLHIPQIIVMREPVPDQVAQEFLKYFLQSFAGGEPLYQAVRHARERLQGLEDKFPCATWLPVICQNPSQIPLTWDELTEIPTQQIFYTRPVDKKRTCKMLALSSLAVTAVVSGLRLLGGFQALELQAFDLMMRSRPDEGTDRRLLLVTIDDDDLANQRRNGEILKGTSISEKSLNQLLLKLNKYQPKAIGLDIYRDFPAEQADLKLQLQQTDNLIGICKGSDSTANTKGIAPPPEIPKERLGFSDFIHDKDGVVRRHLLFMTQETASLCSTPYSFSTQLAFLYLSSLGIQPKFTPGTPPNLQLDKTVLHRLSPHSGGYQGIDANGGQILLNYRASKQIAEQVTLTQLLSNPINPNAIKDRIVLIGVVAKGDFPDYWATPYGHLLDEQMPGVIVQAHMVSQIISAVLDGRPLLRVVSPWLEIIWIWGWAGLGGLLAWQWRLFPKLALAVGVSSSVLYLLCWSLLISGVWLPFVPSALSLVATVTVVSIQKSKFNSQ, encoded by the coding sequence ATGGCTAAGTTAGTAGTGCTGAAATTTGGCGACGGTAGTTTTGAGCAAGGGTTTACCGTCACGCTGCAAATTGGCGAAGAAAGCGATCGCCCCTCCACAGAAATCACAGGTAAACTACCGCCATGTCCAGAAATTACGGTTTACTACACCCGTTGGCAGGCTAGCTATTTACAGCTGGGTAACAGTTACCGTTTAGATGCGGATAGAATTCAAGTCACGAATGTATCTGTCACTCAAGATTGCCATGAACTAGCCCATATCTTACGCGCCCGCTTTAATGCCTGGCTACAGGCGGAAGATTTTCGACCCCTGCGGGAAAAATGGCTAGAAAAATTAATGCCCACAGACGAAATCAGAGTCATTCTGCAATCAGAAAATAGCCAATTGCAAAGACTCCCTTGGCACATCTGGGACTTACTAGAACGCTACCCCAAAGCAGAAATTGCCCTGTCCTCACCAAGCTACGATCGCGTTCATAAACCCCCTAACCCCAACGCAACGGTCAATATTTTGGCCATTGTCGGCAACAGTCAGGGGATTGATACCCAGGCAGATCAAGCTGTTTTACAAAAATGCCCCCATGCCGATGTTAGTTTTGTGGTCGAACCACGGCGTAAGGAATTGACCGATCACCTGTGGGGGAAAAACTGGGATATATTATTTTTTGCCGGACACAGTTCTAGTCAGGGAAATGATAGCACTGGCAGAATTTACCTGAATAAAACCGATAGCCTCACCATTAGTGAACTCAAGTATGCCCTCAAACAAGCCATAGAACGGGGGTTACAGCTAGCAATTTTCAATTCATGTGATGGGTTGGGCTTGGCGCGGGAACTAGCTGATTTACACATTCCCCAAATTATCGTCATGCGTGAACCTGTTCCTGACCAGGTAGCGCAAGAGTTTCTCAAATATTTTCTGCAAAGTTTTGCAGGCGGTGAACCTTTATATCAAGCAGTCCGACACGCACGGGAACGGTTACAAGGACTAGAAGATAAATTTCCCTGTGCAACTTGGCTACCAGTAATTTGCCAAAATCCCTCTCAGATTCCCCTAACTTGGGATGAACTGACCGAGATTCCCACCCAACAAATATTTTATACTCGACCAGTTGACAAAAAACGCACCTGCAAAATGTTGGCGTTGTCTAGCTTGGCGGTAACGGCTGTAGTTTCTGGTTTACGGCTGTTGGGAGGATTCCAAGCCTTGGAACTGCAAGCTTTTGATTTGATGATGCGATCGCGTCCTGATGAGGGGACAGATCGGCGTTTGTTGTTAGTTACCATTGACGATGACGATTTAGCCAATCAGCGACGCAACGGCGAAATCTTAAAAGGAACATCCATCTCCGAAAAATCCCTTAACCAATTATTACTCAAACTCAATAAATACCAACCCAAAGCTATAGGTTTAGATATCTACCGCGACTTTCCGGCGGAACAAGCAGATTTAAAATTACAACTGCAACAGACTGATAATCTCATCGGCATCTGTAAAGGGAGTGACTCTACAGCCAACACTAAAGGTATTGCGCCGCCACCAGAAATTCCCAAGGAACGCTTAGGATTTAGCGACTTCATTCATGATAAAGATGGTGTAGTACGTCGCCATCTCCTGTTTATGACTCAGGAAACCGCTTCCTTGTGTTCTACCCCCTACTCCTTCAGTACCCAACTGGCATTTTTATATCTTTCATCTTTAGGAATCCAACCAAAATTTACCCCTGGTACACCTCCTAATTTACAGTTAGATAAAACAGTATTGCACCGCCTATCACCTCACAGTGGCGGTTATCAAGGAATTGATGCCAATGGTGGTCAAATCCTACTTAACTATCGCGCCTCTAAGCAAATCGCGGAACAGGTGACACTCACCCAGCTATTATCTAACCCCATTAATCCCAACGCCATCAAAGACCGCATTGTTCTAATTGGTGTAGTAGCCAAAGGAGATTTTCCCGACTATTGGGCGACTCCCTACGGTCATCTGTTAGATGAACAAATGCCAGGGGTAATAGTACAAGCCCACATGGTTAGTCAAATTATTAGTGCTGTTTTAGATGGTCGTCCATTATTGCGGGTTGTGTCACCTTGGTTGGAAATAATTTGGATTTGGGGTTGGGCTGGATTAGGTGGTTTATTAGCCTGGCAATGGCGTTTATTCCCCAAGTTAGCATTAGCAGTTGGTGTTAGTTCGAGTGTTCTGTATTTACTTTGCTGGAGTCTATTAATTTCGGGCGTTTGGCTTCCCTTTGTACCATCAGCTTTGTCATTAGTAGCAACTGTAACCGTAGTATCAATTCAAAAATCAAAATTTAATAGTCAATAG
- a CDS encoding DUF1822 family protein: MTNNTFKLEDFAITLPISQAARTNAQRFANQQPTSAKAEQVRLNTLAVWVVNDYLQMMDIPTNLTASDSWNPIMQLCANVADLEVSSIGRLECRPVLSSNQVCSIPAETWEDRVGYVVVQVDDSCQEAQLLGFVKKVATETLALTQIQPIETLIDRLAQLRTSPVDALVNLSQWFVGQVEAGWQTVESLWNLPELRPGYAFRSPVQEVVQGQSETVTRRAKLIDLGIQIDNQPVMLIVEISPESHEKTSIRLQLHSTGNQMYLPTGVQLKVLDNSGAVFLEAQARRADNYIQLQFRGELQEEFSVQVTFNDMSIKENFVI, translated from the coding sequence ATGACTAACAACACATTCAAGCTAGAGGATTTCGCAATTACGCTGCCGATTTCTCAAGCGGCTCGTACAAATGCCCAACGGTTTGCCAACCAACAGCCTACTTCAGCAAAAGCCGAGCAAGTCAGGCTGAATACTTTAGCTGTATGGGTAGTGAATGATTATTTACAAATGATGGATATTCCTACCAATTTGACAGCTAGCGACAGTTGGAATCCAATTATGCAACTCTGCGCGAATGTGGCTGATTTAGAGGTTTCCTCAATAGGTCGTTTGGAATGCCGTCCTGTACTTTCATCCAATCAAGTATGCTCGATTCCCGCAGAAACTTGGGAAGATAGAGTAGGTTATGTCGTTGTGCAAGTGGATGACTCTTGCCAAGAAGCACAATTATTGGGTTTTGTCAAAAAGGTGGCAACAGAAACATTGGCTTTAACTCAAATACAACCTATAGAAACACTAATCGATCGCCTGGCACAATTAAGAACTTCCCCAGTAGATGCCCTGGTCAATCTCAGCCAGTGGTTTGTCGGTCAAGTTGAGGCTGGTTGGCAAACAGTAGAATCCTTATGGAATTTACCAGAATTAAGACCAGGTTATGCCTTTCGTAGTCCTGTGCAAGAGGTAGTACAGGGGCAGTCAGAAACAGTAACTAGAAGAGCAAAACTGATTGACTTGGGCATTCAAATTGACAATCAACCAGTGATGTTGATTGTGGAAATTTCCCCGGAATCTCACGAAAAAACTAGTATTCGGCTGCAACTCCACTCCACAGGTAATCAAATGTATTTACCAACTGGAGTCCAACTAAAAGTGTTAGATAATTCTGGTGCAGTATTTTTAGAAGCTCAAGCCAGAAGGGCAGATAACTACATTCAGTTACAGTTTCGTGGTGAACTCCAAGAGGAGTTTAGCGTTCAGGTAACATTCAATGATATGAGTATTAAAGAAAACTTTGTGATCTAA
- a CDS encoding Bpu10I family restriction endonuclease, whose translation MSTTDRNPLVHGSNLEQKENHRTKYRDDKSREYISEIRSEYDKWQAENLQLLGPTSQSTEQDNAIIADRVALFSTYKDFIDQQKYAEKFDSRSNLHSSVLEEFLYYLFRDLVRDFGEHALIGKSHTFKDIFFVPPKYSEMLKRPYARIEKKDHDFVIGATIQASLEAAIPPERDRNSGEILPLFKEEPEKYSEVTVTGNTETHIFDIPVVVIECKTYLDKTMLEGSSRAAEDLKARNPNSLYVVVMEWIKLSSDVNLRKYKVDQIYLLRQQKNTDREFRYEETYLKNPINPTVIQHLFHKVRKHLTMDWTGGIEYGIQRGWLIDE comes from the coding sequence ATGTCCACAACTGATAGAAACCCTTTAGTTCATGGATCTAATCTTGAACAGAAGGAGAATCATCGTACAAAATACAGAGATGATAAGAGTAGAGAATATATCAGTGAAATTAGAAGTGAGTATGATAAGTGGCAGGCAGAAAATCTTCAATTGCTTGGACCTACATCACAATCTACAGAGCAAGATAACGCCATTATCGCTGACAGAGTAGCACTTTTTTCTACATACAAAGACTTTATTGACCAACAAAAATATGCTGAGAAATTTGACTCTAGATCAAACCTGCACTCTAGCGTATTAGAAGAATTTCTTTATTACTTATTTAGAGATTTAGTCAGAGACTTTGGAGAACACGCTCTGATTGGCAAATCACACACGTTCAAAGATATTTTCTTTGTCCCACCAAAATACTCTGAGATGCTGAAGCGTCCGTATGCACGTATTGAGAAAAAAGATCATGATTTTGTGATTGGAGCAACCATTCAAGCATCACTAGAAGCAGCGATTCCACCAGAGCGTGATCGAAATTCTGGTGAAATACTGCCACTGTTTAAGGAAGAACCAGAAAAATACTCAGAAGTTACAGTTACAGGGAATACCGAAACACACATTTTCGATATTCCAGTTGTGGTAATTGAATGTAAGACTTATCTGGATAAAACTATGCTGGAAGGCTCATCAAGAGCAGCAGAGGACTTAAAAGCAAGAAATCCTAATAGTCTGTATGTTGTAGTTATGGAGTGGATTAAGCTGAGTAGTGATGTCAATCTTCGGAAGTATAAAGTTGACCAGATTTATTTACTACGTCAGCAGAAAAACACTGACCGAGAATTTAGATATGAAGAAACATATCTCAAAAATCCCATTAATCCCACCGTCATTCAACATCTCTTTCATAAGGTGCGTAAGCATCTCACAATGGACTGGACTGGCGGAATTGAGTACGGCATACAACGGGGATGGTTAATTGACGAGTAG
- a CDS encoding DNA cytosine methyltransferase codes for MGKTQFKQEFMFKSQPVAIDLFAGCGGFSLGFEMAGFSVPLSIDIDAWACDTLRYNHPEMTVIQHDIRDFNSASSVKEICILKPDIVMGGPPCQGFSIAGPAAKDPKDPRNTLFINFAQWIDFLEPKAFVMENVKGLLSRKNTEDRKVIDIIKETFENLGYFVEIWLLNAAEYGVPQNRERIFIVGNKQGQELGVPPKTHSLNLLNIRRYQLSVFENNALLPSLSLWDAISDLPSLNACEGEEEQPYISEPYNNYQRWIRNGSNILYNHVAMDHSKRLVERFKHIKWGESSSDAPKEHRAKRRGGNGELSEINYDQNNRRLNPYKPSHTIAASFYANFIHPFQHRNLTAREGARIQSFPDTYRFLGKKTVVSHKLLHREKRFDEKFLCQYNQIGNAVPPVLAKSIALHIQEKLELCPQLIETL; via the coding sequence ATGGGAAAAACCCAGTTCAAGCAAGAGTTTATGTTCAAGTCGCAACCTGTAGCTATTGATTTGTTTGCTGGATGTGGTGGCTTTAGTTTAGGTTTTGAGATGGCAGGGTTTTCTGTTCCTCTATCCATTGATATCGATGCTTGGGCTTGTGATACGCTCCGCTATAACCACCCTGAAATGACAGTTATTCAACATGATATTCGTGATTTTAATTCTGCAAGCAGCGTGAAAGAGATATGTATACTAAAACCCGATATTGTTATGGGTGGACCTCCATGTCAAGGTTTTAGTATTGCCGGACCAGCCGCAAAAGATCCTAAAGATCCTAGAAATACTCTATTCATTAATTTTGCTCAATGGATTGATTTTCTTGAACCCAAAGCATTTGTAATGGAGAATGTAAAAGGCTTACTTTCCCGAAAAAATACAGAAGATAGAAAGGTAATAGATATTATAAAAGAAACCTTTGAAAATCTTGGATATTTTGTAGAAATATGGTTGCTAAATGCTGCTGAATATGGTGTACCACAAAATAGAGAACGTATATTTATTGTTGGAAATAAACAGGGACAAGAACTAGGTGTTCCACCAAAAACTCATTCTCTAAATTTATTAAATATTCGTAGGTATCAATTATCAGTATTTGAAAATAATGCTTTACTTCCTTCTCTTAGTTTGTGGGATGCGATATCAGATTTACCATCACTTAATGCTTGTGAGGGAGAAGAAGAACAACCATATATTTCAGAACCTTATAATAACTATCAGAGATGGATCAGAAATGGAAGTAACATACTTTATAACCATGTTGCAATGGATCATTCTAAGAGACTGGTAGAACGTTTTAAACATATTAAATGGGGTGAATCTAGTTCAGATGCACCAAAAGAACATAGGGCTAAACGACGAGGTGGCAATGGAGAACTATCAGAGATAAATTACGACCAGAACAACCGCCGACTGAATCCTTATAAACCATCACACACAATAGCAGCATCATTTTATGCTAATTTCATTCATCCTTTTCAGCATCGTAATTTGACAGCCCGCGAAGGCGCACGCATTCAATCTTTTCCTGACACTTATCGTTTTCTAGGAAAAAAAACTGTTGTATCTCACAAATTATTACATCGAGAGAAGAGATTTGATGAGAAATTTCTTTGCCAGTATAATCAAATTGGTAATGCTGTCCCACCTGTTCTTGCTAAGTCAATTGCACTGCATATTCAAGAAAAGTTAGAGCTATGTCCACAACTGATAGAAACCCTTTAG
- a CDS encoding CHAT domain-containing protein translates to MNHLVRIFCRYFPGKKQKIKLSLLVYFLVALVLTINLPVLAINSVNTDRGELKTVTDQPLNAPRLVNSERGLLIEQGKSLYDAGRFAEAVEVLQQATQVYKQQDDSLKLAAIYSNLSLAYQQLGNWPAAEAAIKTSLELIPAQKNEQNLQILAQTLDIQGRLQLAMGKPEAALATWQKTAEIYQQTKNQAGEVRSQINQAQAWRNKGFYRRAVQTLLAVNQKLQAQPDSVEKAVGLRSLGDTLMVIGDLAKSRTVLEQSLAITERLQLPAQMGASLLSLGNNARANLLNLGDKARAKQQLAQAIDYYQQSVTKSASPLTKIQAQLNQLSLLIDTQQLSEAKNLIPLIQPQLNQLSTSRAAIYAQINYAESLMKLGRTQEAENSTLSPNAQQIAQLLANTVKQARSLGDKPAEAYGLLSLGHLYENNQQWQEAQSLTQQGLILAQSSNAPDIIYRLEWQLGRLLWAQKNISSAIAAYDAAVDTLKSLRGDLVAVHQDVQFNFRDSVEPIYRESVELLLKSQSGEIDQKTLDKARQRIEALQLAELDNFFREACLQGESVLIDQVVDKDNPTTAILYPIILPHSLQVIVKIPKQPLKHYTTNVNQPEVDKVLSELRKNLVNPTATKAIKDQSQKVYNWLLKPIESELAASGVKTLVFVLDGALRNLPMAALYDGQKYLIEKYAIALSVGLQLLDPKPLERQQLRALTAGLTQPPEGFPNYSPLPAVQSEVNLIASAGVSTKSLLDQQFTSQALQKEVSSASFNVVHLATHGQFSSIADETYILANDRQIYVKEFDDLLRNRDQTRPGAIELLVLSACQTATGDNRAALGLAGAAVRAGARSTVASLWQIDDESTAFFVGEFYRELKNGKMTKAEVLQLAQLKLLHHPNYQAPSFWSAYVLIGNWL, encoded by the coding sequence ATGAATCACTTAGTTAGGATCTTTTGTCGTTATTTCCCAGGTAAAAAGCAGAAAATAAAACTCAGTTTACTTGTATACTTTCTCGTAGCTTTGGTATTGACAATCAATTTACCTGTACTGGCAATCAACTCTGTAAATACAGACAGAGGAGAACTGAAGACGGTAACTGATCAGCCTTTGAATGCGCCGAGATTGGTAAATTCTGAGCGCGGCTTATTAATAGAACAAGGTAAATCTTTATACGATGCTGGGCGTTTTGCGGAAGCGGTGGAAGTATTGCAACAGGCAACGCAGGTATATAAGCAGCAGGATGATAGTCTTAAATTAGCTGCTATTTATAGTAACTTGTCCTTAGCTTACCAACAACTTGGCAACTGGCCAGCAGCAGAGGCAGCCATTAAAACCAGTTTGGAATTAATCCCAGCCCAAAAAAATGAGCAAAACTTGCAAATATTAGCTCAAACACTTGATATTCAAGGTCGTTTGCAATTGGCAATGGGCAAACCAGAAGCAGCCTTAGCTACTTGGCAAAAAACCGCAGAGATTTACCAACAAACCAAGAATCAAGCGGGCGAAGTGCGATCGCAAATTAATCAAGCCCAAGCCTGGCGTAACAAAGGCTTTTATCGGCGGGCGGTACAGACTTTACTAGCAGTCAATCAAAAATTACAAGCACAACCAGATTCTGTAGAAAAAGCCGTGGGATTGCGATCGCTCGGTGATACATTAATGGTAATCGGCGATTTAGCCAAATCTCGCACTGTTTTAGAGCAAAGTCTAGCAATTACCGAACGTCTGCAATTGCCTGCACAGATGGGAGCTAGTTTATTAAGTCTAGGCAATAATGCACGAGCCAATTTATTAAATTTAGGTGACAAAGCACGAGCTAAACAGCAACTAGCACAAGCAATTGACTATTATCAACAAAGTGTAACCAAATCTGCCTCACCTCTCACCAAAATTCAAGCCCAACTCAATCAACTCAGCCTGCTAATTGACACTCAACAATTGTCAGAGGCAAAAAATCTCATCCCCTTAATTCAACCCCAACTTAACCAACTCTCCACTAGTCGGGCTGCCATTTATGCTCAGATTAACTATGCCGAAAGTTTGATGAAATTGGGTAGGACACAGGAGGCAGAAAATTCTACCTTATCCCCCAATGCCCAACAAATTGCTCAACTTTTAGCTAATACCGTCAAACAAGCCCGAAGTTTGGGGGATAAACCAGCCGAAGCTTATGGGTTGTTAAGTTTGGGGCATTTGTACGAGAACAACCAGCAATGGCAAGAAGCGCAAAGTCTTACTCAGCAAGGATTAATTCTGGCACAGAGTAGCAATGCTCCAGATATTATCTATCGGTTGGAGTGGCAGTTAGGGAGATTGCTGTGGGCGCAAAAAAATATATCTAGTGCGATCGCTGCCTATGATGCAGCAGTAGACACACTTAAGTCTCTTAGAGGCGACTTAGTGGCTGTTCATCAAGACGTACAATTTAACTTTCGTGACAGTGTAGAACCTATCTATCGCGAATCGGTCGAGTTATTGTTAAAGTCCCAATCGGGAGAAATAGATCAAAAAACTCTAGATAAAGCTCGCCAAAGGATTGAGGCTTTACAGTTGGCAGAATTAGATAACTTTTTTAGGGAAGCTTGTTTACAAGGTGAGAGTGTACTAATTGATCAAGTAGTAGACAAAGATAACCCCACTACGGCTATCCTTTACCCAATTATTTTGCCGCACAGTTTACAAGTAATTGTCAAAATTCCTAAACAACCCCTCAAGCATTACACTACCAACGTTAATCAACCAGAAGTAGACAAAGTTCTCTCAGAACTAAGAAAAAATCTGGTTAATCCCACAGCTACCAAAGCTATTAAAGACCAATCACAAAAAGTTTATAACTGGTTGCTCAAACCCATTGAGTCAGAATTAGCGGCTAGTGGAGTCAAGACCCTAGTGTTTGTACTAGATGGCGCATTACGTAACTTACCAATGGCGGCTCTTTACGACGGGCAGAAATATTTAATCGAAAAATATGCGATCGCTCTCAGTGTCGGTCTACAACTACTTGACCCCAAACCCCTAGAACGGCAGCAGCTAAGAGCCTTAACTGCTGGACTAACTCAACCACCTGAAGGTTTTCCTAATTATTCACCCTTACCAGCAGTCCAATCAGAAGTAAACCTCATTGCTAGTGCTGGAGTCTCAACCAAGAGCCTCTTAGATCAGCAGTTCACCAGCCAAGCCCTACAAAAAGAGGTCAGTAGTGCTTCATTCAACGTTGTGCATTTAGCTACTCATGGTCAGTTTAGTTCCATTGCCGACGAAACCTATATTTTGGCAAACGACCGTCAAATTTACGTCAAAGAATTTGATGACCTCCTACGCAACCGAGATCAAACCCGACCAGGAGCAATAGAACTATTAGTGTTAAGTGCCTGTCAAACAGCAACCGGAGACAACCGCGCCGCCCTCGGTTTAGCAGGAGCAGCAGTCAGAGCCGGCGCACGTAGCACTGTAGCCTCTCTATGGCAAATTGATGATGAATCAACAGCCTTTTTTGTAGGTGAATTTTATCGGGAACTCAAAAATGGCAAAATGACTAAAGCTGAAGTTCTCCAGCTAGCCCAACTAAAACTACTGCACCATCCCAACTACCAAGCCCCCAGTTTTTGGTCGGCCTATGTGTTAATTGGCAATTGGCTGTAA
- a CDS encoding sigma-70 family RNA polymerase sigma factor → MVEFDEQLRNIVSQVCGHPPGSPQRQKLLTQIIRLSSKKLWRENSPYYQDALQQTWLYFCRNICEGLTGQKYDPIYGTVVTWLNAYLKRRLQDFYINQNKEQATTVPLRVRQSTSGGNGDIIDPVENLAAIPEPPPILDELETWIKTDPTGELETTHVKGRPEVNCQVLILKRLPPEVSWKELSEEFGLPIPTLSSFYQRQCLPRLRKFAESEGLIE, encoded by the coding sequence ATGGTTGAATTTGATGAACAGCTACGTAACATAGTTTCCCAAGTCTGTGGACACCCTCCTGGAAGTCCCCAACGTCAGAAGTTGCTCACGCAAATTATTCGCCTCAGTTCCAAGAAACTTTGGCGGGAAAATAGCCCATACTATCAAGATGCACTACAACAAACTTGGTTATACTTCTGCCGGAACATTTGCGAAGGTCTGACAGGGCAAAAATACGATCCTATCTATGGTACTGTTGTTACTTGGTTAAATGCTTACTTAAAACGCAGATTACAAGACTTTTATATCAACCAAAATAAAGAACAAGCAACAACAGTTCCTTTGCGTGTTCGTCAGTCTACATCAGGTGGAAATGGTGATATTATTGACCCTGTAGAAAATTTAGCCGCTATCCCTGAACCACCACCAATTTTAGATGAGTTAGAAACTTGGATCAAAACAGATCCTACTGGAGAATTAGAGACTACTCACGTTAAAGGTCGTCCAGAGGTAAACTGTCAGGTATTAATTCTCAAACGTCTACCACCGGAAGTGAGTTGGAAAGAATTGTCTGAGGAATTTGGGCTACCAATTCCCACCTTAAGCAGCTTTTATCAGCGTCAATGTCTACCACGATTACGTAAATTTGCTGAATCAGAGGGTTTGATCGAATAA
- a CDS encoding DUF2330 domain-containing protein — translation MRHFRFIIPLLSVFLSVLCFAPTALAFCGFYVAKADTKLYNKASQVVIARDGDRTVLTMANDYQGEVKDFAMVVPVPTVIQKEQVRVADPKVIERLDAFSAPRLVEYFDENPCVPYARRGDVFLAVPSAPVNEAQSARRDRSLGVTVEARFNVGEYDIVVLSAKESGGLETWLNRNGYKIPRGARQLLKPYIRSSMKFFVAKINLDKFEKSGYEFLRPLQISYQSPKFMLPIRLGMINATTEQDLIVYVLSPKGQAEITNYRTVKVPSNVNIPIFVKQEFGDFYKSTFETAYTKEGKRVAFLEYAWDMSNCDPCAAEPLTPDELKQAGVFWLDGNSPSDTSISPGFRRPFPTSNVFISRLHVRYTRDKFPEDLMFQDTSNRESFQGRYILQHPFTGEVKCQAGKEYRRSLPKRFEQEAQTLAKLTNWNIQDIRRKMQLSVGNLTISWWETFFSWLGM, via the coding sequence ATGCGTCATTTTCGATTTATTATTCCATTGTTATCAGTATTCCTTTCTGTATTGTGCTTTGCACCTACGGCTTTGGCATTTTGTGGCTTTTATGTAGCGAAAGCTGATACAAAACTATATAACAAAGCTTCTCAGGTAGTGATTGCTAGAGATGGCGATCGCACTGTTTTGACTATGGCTAATGACTACCAAGGGGAAGTCAAAGATTTTGCAATGGTTGTTCCTGTCCCTACAGTCATTCAAAAAGAGCAGGTGCGTGTTGCTGACCCTAAAGTTATTGAACGATTGGACGCTTTTAGCGCACCGCGTTTAGTAGAGTATTTTGATGAAAACCCCTGCGTCCCATATGCACGCAGAGGAGATGTATTTTTAGCAGTACCCTCAGCCCCAGTTAATGAAGCACAAAGTGCAAGACGCGATCGCAGTTTAGGTGTGACGGTTGAAGCACGTTTTAATGTAGGTGAATACGATATTGTCGTTTTGAGTGCTAAAGAATCTGGTGGTTTAGAAACTTGGCTCAATCGCAATGGTTACAAAATTCCCAGAGGCGCAAGACAGTTACTTAAGCCCTACATTCGCTCCTCAATGAAGTTTTTTGTAGCCAAAATCAACCTCGATAAATTTGAAAAATCTGGTTACGAGTTTCTGCGTCCCCTACAAATCTCTTACCAATCACCCAAGTTTATGTTACCGATTCGCTTGGGGATGATTAACGCCACAACCGAGCAAGATTTAATTGTCTACGTCCTCTCACCCAAGGGACAAGCTGAAATCACCAACTACCGGACTGTGAAAGTTCCCTCTAACGTCAACATTCCTATATTTGTCAAACAGGAATTTGGCGACTTCTACAAATCTACATTTGAAACAGCTTACACCAAGGAAGGTAAGAGAGTCGCCTTTTTAGAATATGCCTGGGATATGAGTAATTGCGACCCCTGTGCGGCTGAACCCTTAACACCCGATGAACTCAAGCAAGCAGGTGTGTTTTGGCTAGATGGTAATTCCCCCAGTGATACATCAATATCCCCTGGCTTTCGTCGCCCCTTTCCCACCAGTAACGTCTTTATCTCTCGTTTGCACGTCCGCTACACCCGCGACAAGTTCCCCGAAGACCTAATGTTCCAAGACACTTCTAACCGGGAATCTTTCCAAGGGCGATATATTTTACAACATCCCTTCACTGGGGAAGTGAAATGTCAAGCGGGTAAAGAATACAGACGCTCTTTACCAAAACGTTTTGAACAAGAAGCCCAAACCCTCGCCAAACTTACCAACTGGAACATCCAAGATATCCGGCGCAAAATGCAGTTGAGCGTTGGTAATCTCACCATTTCGTGGTGGGAAACTTTCTTCTCTTGGCTCGGTATGTAG